The following nucleotide sequence is from Vitis vinifera cultivar Pinot Noir 40024 chromosome 14, ASM3070453v1.
GTGATGCATGCAGGTCTCGATTGTGAAGTTACTGGAATAGCCttgtttttggaatttttcatatttattgttgaAAGGTGCACGATTATCTCCTTCCCCTTTAAAATCCTTCACATGATTTATGCATATCtatcaaaataatatcatattttgaaatattttttagaatcgtttcttagaataatatttgataaaaaataaaaaatactttacaAATGAACTCCCAGTATACATGTACACAACAAGAATATTTTTACAGACAAAAAACAGCTCAAATATGTGGCTGCCACACTCTACTTTCAGGCACATTCTATGATATTTCAAGACTCCCATAAGATTAGAGAGGTTCGTTTCTCATACATGCATACAACATATTGCCTATCAATCCGAGGATGAATCTTAGAAATGGTGTAGAGTCCCATTTTcaatatccaagtcatcctCTCTCAGCTCCACTTCCCTTCTGCCAGACTGCAACCTCATAGCTTCTAAGGGCAGTCTTCTTCTCCCCTCCTGATGCATAAATATTATGAAAGaataataattagaatttgttcaaaaatggttatatatgcaaatatatatatatatacactgcAAAACAGTAGTAAGGTACTCACAAATCTCCGTTTTAGTTTAACTAGGAGGCTTATGGCCCATATGAGAGCATAGGAGGGGAGGAGGAACTCCATCAATCGCCCCAGAAACCCCTGATCAGCCATTAGAGTTAAGCTAAGTTATTATAATAAGGAAGAGATTTAAAGCAGAAGCAAACATCTGCACATGAACAATGTGATTTAATGGGAAGGGATGATAAGTTTTCAGACTCTACATTTGTGGAAAATGAGACATATCCATCATGAATACGTCCCGGGATGGGAGCAGCATTCCCCAGTAGGATCGAAGCTGTTACCTGCCAGGGAAATGACATTAACTAGATATTATTCCAACATAGAAACATGAACAAGTTGTCCCAAAATGCATTTTCATTGTAAAATTTAATGTATATGATTATATAAGGACTTACAATCAGGAGTAGCGTCTGGCATAGAGAAGTCATGCGGGCAGTTGTATCAGCACAATCCGGCTCCAGTACATTAATGCCTGTGTCACCTCCCTGATCATTTAAATGATCATCGCTTTCTTCATCACTGATCATAATAAATTTTGCAAATGCCAAAGAACTATTATACACAGCTAATTATTAAGAGCTGGGAGTTCTGGAAGCATGTAATAAAGATTGAATGTACTCACCTGACATTAATGGCTGCATGATTTCGGAGACGAGTAGGTGGATTTGGGAGTGGCGGGCAGGTGTAAGAAGGTTGATACATCTGCAGGTTAAAACCAGGGAATGATCAGCAAACTTAAAATAGTATTATACCCAATGACATGTGGGTGGAtatgttttttccttctcaaCTTCGAGAAAATACTTCATATCCAGAATTTCAGTGGTATATATACCTGTTGGCATATTTCACAGACGATGCTTTTCTTTTCATTGCACCACCTCTGGATGCATTTTCTGTGGGCATACTGTGACAGACATGGTATTTGTTTGTCATTCAATCTAGAAATATAATCAAGTAAAATGATGTAACAACGGACTAGTATCCGATTAGCAGTTTGGTGACAagtaattagaataaaaaatggaaatatttttaCCTTTAAGCTTCCATTACAAGCACAAGGGGCCTCCATGTTTTGGACGTGATCGTCTTCCTGACAAATGCGACATTCAGTTTTTATGCTGAACCCATCTTCTTCGTCAGAGAAGCTGTATCCGTCCATTGCCCAGTTAGAGTTGAGCTCAGCTGTCTGTTGGGAGGAGCCTTCTCCGTCTAGTCTTTTCTCCTCTTCTTTGTGCATCAGATCCAAAGTAGGGGGTGTGATGAGGCGATTAGAGTAGAGTGCCAAGTGATCAGCCATCCTTCTCTGACCTGATCTAATTAAGTTAATCGGTATCAATGCATTCAGTAATTTAAATGAGCTTGAATTCAAGACAATCCATAGAAATGGTCATGTAAAGTTGAACTTTTCGCAGGAAGtcattaaaaatctccatggaTTTCTTCAAATCAACCTAGGATGCCATTgtcgaaaaaaaaaagaaagaaaaaaaaaaagaagaaaaaaaaggaagttggATTCTTCAACTTTGTTCAGTTTGCACAAGTGGGGTGCAGCAACTCTACTTTTTCTCACGTACCAAACTGAGTGTAATGCTCAGAAAATTCACATTTTTCAAAGCAAAATACACAGATGCAGAGCCTCAGACTCAAAAAGCAGTAAATTCCTAGAAGTTTCCCGGACAAATTTCCAAGAaacgaaaaaaaagaaaaaccattttttactttcaaacacCTCCACAACCTGAACACCTTCGACCaaacaaacccaaaacccaTACATACAActcataaatttataaaagcATCATAACCATAACCAAATTCTAAGCCAAAAAGACCACAGAAACAAAAAGGAAGAACTATGTATATACCAAATAGAGAAACCTTGTTCTCTCAGCGCTGTGTTTGAAGACAATGTctaagagagaaagaaagttgTGTAAAGATGAAGAAACCCAATGGCCCAATTTATAGAGAAAATGGCGAAGTGAAGCTCCTTCTGGGCTCATAGAGACACGTCCGTGAGACCATTTCTACAGATGTAGAGCTTTGCGGTTGACACAAGcacaaaaaatttgattttcatgca
It contains:
- the LOC100249210 gene encoding uncharacterized protein LOC100249210, producing the protein MADHLALYSNRLITPPTLDLMHKEEEKRLDGEGSSQQTAELNSNWAMDGYSFSDEEDGFSIKTECRICQEDDHVQNMEAPCACNGSLKYAHRKCIQRWCNEKKSIVCEICQQMYQPSYTCPPLPNPPTRLRNHAAINVSDEESDDHLNDQGGDTGINVLEPDCADTTARMTSLCQTLLLIVTASILLGNAAPIPGRIHDGYVSFSTNGFLGRLMEFLLPSYALIWAISLLVKLKRRFEGRRRLPLEAMRLQSGRREVELREDDLDIENGTLHHF